The following proteins are encoded in a genomic region of Arachis ipaensis cultivar K30076 chromosome B02, Araip1.1, whole genome shotgun sequence:
- the LOC107624748 gene encoding uncharacterized protein LOC107624748 isoform X1: protein MGKKKLLESRCSPCYINDIMSHLEKTHSDAKLAEIEAIGFGFLRHIPKWPVKQGIMVALARSYNLDRNTLQLDAANISINADLIGRVFGLPSGGDDFPSFNDKNAAHVAVKKQFHRRTQTELRKFIYECSMESEADRMEFRRHFILVVLKMFLCPTTQPVISAWHIPPILDVSNPRRFIWPMKIFNWLKKAIKKYQLKKNKTCEGCMFALLVLYFQWLKHGQLEHCQEPEPWISAWTAEELEKKAINVLDEFQTRPKRERLSFFQIRKRSLGDSDDDSPVSTGMEESDNNDNIPLSSRIALNSSLATSISKNDSSVQKVLPEPQKRNMLDCDHDNDIPVSTKMRSSQNYVQQAKKLKTSENASKHNLLPSLKEEETSITHLKGKEILSGQYSEECQKKREAVNQKLHLLEKDIEELSKKLECKKKQFDSIHGQLSSYSSNVEVKRKEYERLQRGIEGRIKELESKEKRFSARMEDIELKERQIDERTMKLYSKEKQFEGQLEEVESIRKKYECKLKKILFKQKQVEAQSKELEAKMMQHEASVKSFKEQKQEVANYTDNQSSTDEGSFRLFSSEPNDRDILDVLRSMSDPAKVTLDIIKDPIDSHCKKGDQAMAIDDSHIFLLEQLMKISPDIASHVREEAMELALHMKANMRLSTDNSLVVLSFLMILSIYKLVSSFDEDEVLKLFEIVAHHKPAIEVFQMIGFADKISDFVENLIKNEQYIEAVRFICAYDLAEKNLAADLFREHVNKAKLTCESSCKEPKSIKIKAAKQEITSLKTVLQCISENNQECEDLVKEIQDRILEVEKLKRMIVMTSIKNNLQYLL, encoded by the exons ATGGGCAAAAAG AAATTGTTAGAGTCAAGGTGCTCACCCTGTTATATTAATGATATAATGAGCCATCTAGAAAAGACCCATTCCGATGCGAAGTTAGCGGAAATAGAAGCTATAGGCTTCGGATTCTTGAGGCACATCCCAAAGTGGCCTGTGAAGCAGGGCATCATGGTGGCGTTGGCAAGGTCCTACAACCTTGATAGAAATACATTGCAGCTGGATGCTGCCAACATTTCAATTAACGCCGATTTAATTGGGCGTGTTTTCGGACTCCCTTCTGGTG GCGATGACTTCCCCTCTTTTAACGACAAGAATGCAGCTCATGTGGCAGTGAAAAAACAGTTCCATAGAAGAACACAGACCGAACTTCGCAAGTTCATATACGAATGCTCAATGGAAAGTGAAGCAGACAGGATGGAGTTTAGAAGACATTTCATATTAGTTGTCCTGAAAATGTTCTTGTGCCCCACAACCCAACCAGTAATCTCGGCATGGCACATTCCCCCGATTCTGGATGTTTCCAATCCAAGAAGATTCATTTGGCCAATGAAGATTTTCAACTGGTTGAAAAAGGCAATCAAAAAGTACCAACTTAAAAAGAACAAGACATGCGAAGGTTGCATGTTCGCCTTGTTG GTATTGTACTTCCAATGGCTGAAACATGGCCAGTTAGAGCATTGTCAAGAACCGGAGCCATGGATTTCTGCATGGACTGCTGAGGAGCTCGAGAAGAAGGCAATAAATGTTCTTGACGAG TTTCAAACACGGCCTAAGAGAGAGAGACTAAGCTTCTTTCAGATAAGGAAAAGGTCTCTAGGTGATTCAGATGATGATTCTCCAGTGAGTACTGGAATGGAAGAGTCTGATAATAATGACAATATTCCTTTGTCATCAcgcatagctctgaattcaagtTTAGCAACATCCATCAGTAAAAATGATAGCTCTGTTCAAAAGGTTCTTCCTGAACCTCAGAAACGAAATATGCTCGATTGTGACCATGACAATGATATTCCCGTGAGTACTAAGATGCGTAGTTCCCAAAACTATGTGCAGCAGGCCAAGAAATTAAAGACGTCGGAAAATGCTTCAAAACATAACTTACTCCCTTCTTTGAAAGAGGAAGAGACTTCTATAACACATTTGAAAGGAAAAGAGATATTGTCGGGTCAGTATTCAGAGGAATGCCAAAAGAAGAGAGAAGCTGTAAATCAGAAATTGCACTTGCTAGAGAAAGATATTGAGGAGCTCTCGAAAAAGCTTGAATGCAAGAAGAAACAATTTGATTCTATTCACGGACAATTGAGTTCATATTCTTCAAATGTTGaagtaaaaaggaaagaatatgAAAGGTTGCAAAGAGGCATCGAGGGACGGATAAAGGAGCTTGAGTCGAAAGAAAAGCGATTTTCTGCCCGAATGGAAGACATTGAGTTGAAGGAGAGGCAAATTGATGAACGAACGATGAAACTCTATTCAAAAGAGAAGCAATTTGAAGGCCAATTGGAGGAAGTTGAATCAATCAGGAAGAAATATGAATGCAAATTGAAGAAGATCCTATTCAAACAGAAGCAAGTTGAAGCTCAATCGAAGGAGCTTGAGGCTAAAATGATGCAGCATGAAGCATCTGTAAAATCATTCAAAGAGCAAAAACAAGAAG TTGCAAATTACACAGATAATCAATCTTCTACTGATGAAGGGAGTTTTCGACTTTTCTCAAGTGAACCAAATGATAGAGACATCTTAGATGTTCTCCGATCGATGTCGGATCCAGCAAAAGTCACTTTGGATATAATAAAGGATCCTATTGATTCACATTGTAAGAAGGGAGATCAAGCTATGGCTATAGATGATAGCCACATCTTCCTTCTTGAGCAGCTGATGAAAATCTCACCAGATATTGCATCTCATGTTAGAGAGGAGGCAATGGAGCTTGCTCTTCATATGAAAGCTAATATGAGATTAAGTACTGACAATTCATTGGTGGTTCTAAGTTTCCTAATGATCTTGTCCATTTATAAACTAGTTTCCTCCTTTGATGAAGATGAAGTTTTAAAGCTTTTTGAAATTGTTGCTCACCACAAGCCAGCTATTGAGGTCTTCCAGATGATTGGTTTCGCAGATAAAATCTCTG ATTTTGTTGAGAATCTTATCAAGAATGAGCAGTATATCGAAGCTGTCAGATTCATTTGTGCATATGACTTGGCAGAGAAGAATCTAGCGGCTGATCTCTTTCGAGAACATGTGAACAAGGCAAAATTGACATGTGAGAGCAGTTGCAAGGAACCTAAGTCTATTAAG ATCAAAGCCGCAAAACAAGAAATCACAAGCCTCAAAACTGTTCTGCAGTGCATTTCGGAGAACAACCAAGAATGTGAAGATCTGGTTAAGGAGATTCAAGATCGTATTCTAGAGGTAGAAAAGCTTAAGAGAATGATTGTAATGACatctataaaaaataatttacaatACCTTTTGTAA
- the LOC107624748 gene encoding uncharacterized protein LOC107624748 isoform X2, which produces MGKKKLLESRCSPCYINDIMSHLEKTHSDAKLAEIEAIGFGFLRHIPKWPVKQGIMVALARSYNLDRNTLQLDAANISINADLIGRVFGLPSGGDDFPSFNDKNAAHVAVKKQFHRRTQTELRKFIYECSMESEADRMEFRRHFILVVLKMFLCPTTQPVISAWHIPPILDVSNPRRFIWPMKIFNWLKKAIKKYQLKKNKTCEGCMFALLVLYFQWLKHGQLEHCQEPEPWISAWTAEELEKKAINVLDEFQTRPKRERLSFFQIRKRSLGDSDDDSPVSTGMEESDNNDNIPLSSRIALNSSLATSISKNDSSVQKVLPEPQKRNMLDCDHDNDIPVSTKMRSSQNYVQQAKKLKTSENASKHNLLPSLKEEETSITHLKGKEILSGQYSEECQKKREAVNQKLHLLEKDIEELSKKLECKKKQFDSIHGQLSSYSSNVEVKRKEYERLQRGIEGRIKELESKEKRFSARMEDIELKERQIDERTMKLYSKEKQFEGQLEEVESIRKKYECKLKKILFKQKQVEAQSKELEAKMMQHEASVKSFKEQKQEDNQSSTDEGSFRLFSSEPNDRDILDVLRSMSDPAKVTLDIIKDPIDSHCKKGDQAMAIDDSHIFLLEQLMKISPDIASHVREEAMELALHMKANMRLSTDNSLVVLSFLMILSIYKLVSSFDEDEVLKLFEIVAHHKPAIEVFQMIGFADKISDFVENLIKNEQYIEAVRFICAYDLAEKNLAADLFREHVNKAKLTCESSCKEPKSIKIKAAKQEITSLKTVLQCISENNQECEDLVKEIQDRILEVEKLKRMIVMTSIKNNLQYLL; this is translated from the exons ATGGGCAAAAAG AAATTGTTAGAGTCAAGGTGCTCACCCTGTTATATTAATGATATAATGAGCCATCTAGAAAAGACCCATTCCGATGCGAAGTTAGCGGAAATAGAAGCTATAGGCTTCGGATTCTTGAGGCACATCCCAAAGTGGCCTGTGAAGCAGGGCATCATGGTGGCGTTGGCAAGGTCCTACAACCTTGATAGAAATACATTGCAGCTGGATGCTGCCAACATTTCAATTAACGCCGATTTAATTGGGCGTGTTTTCGGACTCCCTTCTGGTG GCGATGACTTCCCCTCTTTTAACGACAAGAATGCAGCTCATGTGGCAGTGAAAAAACAGTTCCATAGAAGAACACAGACCGAACTTCGCAAGTTCATATACGAATGCTCAATGGAAAGTGAAGCAGACAGGATGGAGTTTAGAAGACATTTCATATTAGTTGTCCTGAAAATGTTCTTGTGCCCCACAACCCAACCAGTAATCTCGGCATGGCACATTCCCCCGATTCTGGATGTTTCCAATCCAAGAAGATTCATTTGGCCAATGAAGATTTTCAACTGGTTGAAAAAGGCAATCAAAAAGTACCAACTTAAAAAGAACAAGACATGCGAAGGTTGCATGTTCGCCTTGTTG GTATTGTACTTCCAATGGCTGAAACATGGCCAGTTAGAGCATTGTCAAGAACCGGAGCCATGGATTTCTGCATGGACTGCTGAGGAGCTCGAGAAGAAGGCAATAAATGTTCTTGACGAG TTTCAAACACGGCCTAAGAGAGAGAGACTAAGCTTCTTTCAGATAAGGAAAAGGTCTCTAGGTGATTCAGATGATGATTCTCCAGTGAGTACTGGAATGGAAGAGTCTGATAATAATGACAATATTCCTTTGTCATCAcgcatagctctgaattcaagtTTAGCAACATCCATCAGTAAAAATGATAGCTCTGTTCAAAAGGTTCTTCCTGAACCTCAGAAACGAAATATGCTCGATTGTGACCATGACAATGATATTCCCGTGAGTACTAAGATGCGTAGTTCCCAAAACTATGTGCAGCAGGCCAAGAAATTAAAGACGTCGGAAAATGCTTCAAAACATAACTTACTCCCTTCTTTGAAAGAGGAAGAGACTTCTATAACACATTTGAAAGGAAAAGAGATATTGTCGGGTCAGTATTCAGAGGAATGCCAAAAGAAGAGAGAAGCTGTAAATCAGAAATTGCACTTGCTAGAGAAAGATATTGAGGAGCTCTCGAAAAAGCTTGAATGCAAGAAGAAACAATTTGATTCTATTCACGGACAATTGAGTTCATATTCTTCAAATGTTGaagtaaaaaggaaagaatatgAAAGGTTGCAAAGAGGCATCGAGGGACGGATAAAGGAGCTTGAGTCGAAAGAAAAGCGATTTTCTGCCCGAATGGAAGACATTGAGTTGAAGGAGAGGCAAATTGATGAACGAACGATGAAACTCTATTCAAAAGAGAAGCAATTTGAAGGCCAATTGGAGGAAGTTGAATCAATCAGGAAGAAATATGAATGCAAATTGAAGAAGATCCTATTCAAACAGAAGCAAGTTGAAGCTCAATCGAAGGAGCTTGAGGCTAAAATGATGCAGCATGAAGCATCTGTAAAATCATTCAAAGAGCAAAAACAAGAAG ATAATCAATCTTCTACTGATGAAGGGAGTTTTCGACTTTTCTCAAGTGAACCAAATGATAGAGACATCTTAGATGTTCTCCGATCGATGTCGGATCCAGCAAAAGTCACTTTGGATATAATAAAGGATCCTATTGATTCACATTGTAAGAAGGGAGATCAAGCTATGGCTATAGATGATAGCCACATCTTCCTTCTTGAGCAGCTGATGAAAATCTCACCAGATATTGCATCTCATGTTAGAGAGGAGGCAATGGAGCTTGCTCTTCATATGAAAGCTAATATGAGATTAAGTACTGACAATTCATTGGTGGTTCTAAGTTTCCTAATGATCTTGTCCATTTATAAACTAGTTTCCTCCTTTGATGAAGATGAAGTTTTAAAGCTTTTTGAAATTGTTGCTCACCACAAGCCAGCTATTGAGGTCTTCCAGATGATTGGTTTCGCAGATAAAATCTCTG ATTTTGTTGAGAATCTTATCAAGAATGAGCAGTATATCGAAGCTGTCAGATTCATTTGTGCATATGACTTGGCAGAGAAGAATCTAGCGGCTGATCTCTTTCGAGAACATGTGAACAAGGCAAAATTGACATGTGAGAGCAGTTGCAAGGAACCTAAGTCTATTAAG ATCAAAGCCGCAAAACAAGAAATCACAAGCCTCAAAACTGTTCTGCAGTGCATTTCGGAGAACAACCAAGAATGTGAAGATCTGGTTAAGGAGATTCAAGATCGTATTCTAGAGGTAGAAAAGCTTAAGAGAATGATTGTAATGACatctataaaaaataatttacaatACCTTTTGTAA